Proteins encoded by one window of Calditrichota bacterium:
- the ruvB gene encoding Holliday junction branch migration DNA helicase RuvB, producing the protein MTTPTPLTGEIDEEKSLRPVIWDDFVGQARVVENLRVFLTAARDRGEALDHCLFSGPPGLGKTTLAHLIAREMDVEIRVTSGPVLERPGDLAGLLTNLQPRDVLFIDEIHRLNNVVEEYLYPAMEDYALDILIDKGPAARSIQIHLPKFTLIGATTRAGLLTAPLRARFGVVSRLDYYGPDDLLKIVRRSAGLLGIAIDEEAAMEVARRSRGTPRIANRLLKRLRDFAQVAGRMTIDLDLARHGLERLEIDANGLDDMDKRILLAILDKFNGGPVGLGTIAVAVGEETDTIEEIYEPFLIQQGFLERTSRGRKATGLARRVFGRSNQTTQSSLL; encoded by the coding sequence CTGACTACGCCGACGCCCCTGACCGGCGAGATAGACGAAGAAAAATCGCTCCGTCCGGTCATCTGGGACGATTTCGTCGGGCAGGCGCGAGTCGTCGAGAACCTGCGCGTCTTCCTTACAGCGGCGCGGGATCGCGGCGAGGCGCTCGACCATTGCCTCTTCTCAGGGCCGCCGGGACTCGGCAAGACGACCCTCGCGCACCTGATTGCGCGGGAGATGGACGTTGAAATCCGAGTTACGTCGGGGCCGGTACTCGAAAGGCCCGGCGATTTGGCCGGGCTGTTGACCAACCTTCAGCCGCGCGATGTGCTCTTCATCGACGAGATTCACCGGCTCAACAACGTCGTCGAGGAATACCTCTATCCGGCAATGGAGGACTATGCCCTCGACATCTTGATTGACAAAGGCCCGGCGGCGCGGTCGATCCAGATACACCTGCCGAAGTTCACCTTGATCGGAGCGACGACCCGGGCCGGGCTTCTTACTGCTCCCCTGAGGGCGCGATTCGGCGTCGTCTCGCGCCTCGACTACTATGGGCCGGACGACCTTCTCAAGATCGTCAGACGTTCAGCCGGTTTACTGGGTATCGCCATCGACGAGGAAGCGGCGATGGAAGTGGCGCGCCGGTCGCGGGGAACGCCGCGCATTGCCAACCGGCTCCTGAAAAGGCTGCGGGATTTTGCGCAGGTGGCCGGAAGGATGACGATAGACCTTGACTTAGCGCGGCACGGCCTCGAACGGCTGGAGATCGACGCCAACGGCCTCGACGATATGGACAAGCGGATCCTGCTCGCGATCCTCGATAAGTTCAACGGCGGGCCGGTCGGATTGGGGACTATTGCCGTGGCGGTCGGCGAAGAGACCGACACCATCGAAGAGATCTACGAACCTTTCCTTATCCAACAGGGCTTTCTCGAACGCACCTCCCGGGGCCGAA
- a CDS encoding histidine triad nucleotide-binding protein, translating into MSTCIFCKIASGDLPSTQVFSDDRIVAFRDIRPQAPTHIQIIPRRHIATVHDLTADDAELLAHMILTANSLADDMGIAEKGYRLLFNCRVDGGQEVYHLHLHLLGGRRMSWPPG; encoded by the coding sequence ATGTCAACCTGCATCTTCTGCAAGATCGCATCCGGCGATCTCCCCTCGACCCAGGTCTTTTCGGACGACCGGATCGTCGCCTTTCGCGACATCCGGCCGCAGGCGCCGACGCACATCCAGATCATCCCCCGCCGGCACATCGCCACGGTGCACGACCTTACAGCGGACGATGCCGAGTTGCTTGCGCATATGATATTGACTGCCAATAGCCTGGCCGACGATATGGGGATCGCGGAGAAGGGCTACCGGTTGCTCTTCAACTGCCGGGTCGATGGCGGACAGGAGGTCTATCACCTCCATCTGCATTTGCTGGGCGGGAGAAGGATGAGTTGGCCCCCGGGGTGA